The following proteins come from a genomic window of Yinghuangia sp. ASG 101:
- a CDS encoding alpha/beta hydrolase, whose protein sequence is MRTTNRRVARLRTAIPAALVATAFVGACSAGPGGVAGKVKDASGQGANAPGMAAFYSQKPAWKTCDDDEETPGDESEMECTLLRVPLDYADPGKKDIRISVMRLRAEGSGPRVGSLLTNPGGPGASGIDYLKNTFTDVDPAVHAAFDIVGFDPRGVGGSAPVVCLDDEARDRTNADDGPDPKDPGAAAYADRLDQEFAAGCQAKSGDLLPYVGTRNVARDMDVLRAVLGDGKLNYLGYSYGTYLGALYAEEFPDRVGRLVLDGAVDPAADPLDDAIAQQVGFEQSYTRFAEDCASRPRCPLGSDPDRAAEVGIDFLDGLRTDPLPTTLDDGRDLTSNLGWTGMVSLLYADEDQGWRALREAFTRAMDADDGTAFMVWADQYNGRGEDGRYDGSMDAFRVISCADGMAEAPSPQRVQEVLDRLHKEAPLFSRDLTAEDLDDPGCEHWPFRTTEKPHAVRAPGSDPILVVGTTGDPATPYAASERLAQGFENATLLTLEGEGHTAYGRGNTCIDDAVTAYLVSGTMPAPGTRCS, encoded by the coding sequence GTGAGGACCACGAACCGCCGCGTCGCGCGCCTGCGCACCGCGATACCCGCCGCCCTTGTCGCAACAGCGTTCGTCGGCGCGTGCAGCGCGGGGCCCGGCGGCGTCGCCGGCAAGGTGAAGGACGCGTCGGGCCAGGGCGCGAACGCCCCCGGGATGGCCGCCTTCTACTCCCAGAAGCCGGCGTGGAAGACCTGCGACGACGACGAGGAGACCCCGGGCGACGAAAGCGAGATGGAGTGCACGCTGCTCCGCGTCCCGCTCGACTACGCCGACCCGGGCAAAAAGGACATCCGGATATCCGTGATGCGGCTGCGGGCGGAGGGCTCGGGCCCCCGCGTGGGCTCGCTGCTGACGAACCCGGGCGGACCGGGCGCGTCGGGGATCGACTACCTCAAGAACACGTTCACCGACGTCGACCCCGCGGTCCACGCGGCTTTCGACATCGTCGGATTCGACCCGCGCGGGGTCGGCGGGAGCGCGCCGGTGGTCTGCCTGGACGACGAGGCGCGCGACCGCACCAACGCCGACGACGGGCCCGACCCGAAGGACCCCGGGGCCGCCGCGTACGCGGACCGGCTCGACCAGGAGTTCGCGGCCGGCTGCCAGGCCAAATCCGGCGACCTCCTGCCCTACGTGGGCACCCGCAACGTCGCGCGCGACATGGACGTGCTCCGTGCGGTGCTGGGCGACGGCAAGCTCAACTACCTCGGCTACTCGTACGGCACGTACCTCGGCGCGCTGTACGCCGAGGAGTTCCCCGACCGCGTCGGCCGCCTCGTGCTCGACGGCGCCGTCGACCCGGCCGCCGACCCGCTCGACGACGCGATCGCGCAGCAGGTCGGCTTCGAGCAGTCGTACACCCGTTTCGCGGAGGACTGCGCGAGCCGCCCGCGCTGCCCGCTCGGCAGCGACCCCGACCGCGCGGCCGAGGTCGGCATCGACTTTCTCGACGGGCTGCGCACCGATCCGCTGCCGACGACGCTCGACGACGGCCGCGATCTGACGTCCAATCTGGGGTGGACCGGCATGGTCAGCCTGCTCTACGCCGACGAGGACCAAGGCTGGCGGGCGCTGCGCGAGGCCTTCACGCGGGCCATGGACGCCGACGACGGCACCGCGTTCATGGTGTGGGCCGACCAGTACAACGGACGCGGCGAGGACGGCCGCTACGACGGCTCGATGGACGCGTTCCGAGTGATCAGCTGCGCCGACGGCATGGCCGAGGCGCCGTCGCCGCAGCGGGTCCAGGAGGTCCTGGACCGCCTGCACAAGGAAGCCCCGCTGTTCTCGCGCGACCTCACCGCCGAGGACCTGGACGACCCGGGCTGCGAGCACTGGCCGTTCCGCACCACCGAGAAGCCGCACGCGGTCCGGGCGCCCGGCAGCGACCCGATCCTCGTGGTGGGCACGACCGGGGACCCGGCGACGCCGTACGCCGCGTCGGAGCGCCTGGCCCAGGGCTTCGAGAACGCGACGCTGCTGACCCTCGAAGGGGAGGGGCACACCGCGTACGGCCGGGGGAACACGTGCATCGACGACGCCGTCACCGCGTACCTCGTCTCCGGGACGATGCCGGCTCCGGGGACGCGCTGCTCGTGA
- a CDS encoding alpha/beta hydrolase, translated as MRRRVGVVLAAAILLAGCTDSGDDDPTTTPPAPGSANTIPIPRAASIHWGECPEGRAYECGTLSVPVDYTVPGGDKIDIALLRVKATGGNRIGALVVNPGGPGGSGISFARYAASAFPDDVRERYDIVGFDPRGVGRSSPVECLSDADMDAYTQLDQTPDTPEEEAALVDGFKRFGLGCQDDAKALLGHVGTPDAARDMDQIREALGEDQLRYFGASYGTYLGAVYAELFPDKVGRFVLDGGIDPNQTSADANRVQGGGFQTALNSYIDDCLAGGSCFLGDSREAALARIRTLLDDLDARPLPGDAKRQVTESIATTGILSPLYTREQWPRLSLALQAAFRGDGGLLLNLSDMYYERGADGTYANLMYANSAVNCLDYPPSATTPDQVRTQVAEFEATSPSFGRTLAWAGLACGTWPVPATGTPHEIHAPGAAPILVIGTTRDPATPYAWSQALAGQLDSGHLLTYDGDGHTAYLRGSTCVDTAVDTFLLTGAPPPDGKTCD; from the coding sequence GTGAGGCGACGCGTCGGCGTGGTGCTGGCTGCCGCGATCCTGCTGGCGGGCTGCACCGATTCGGGCGACGACGACCCGACCACGACCCCGCCGGCTCCCGGCTCCGCGAACACCATCCCGATCCCGCGGGCCGCGTCGATCCACTGGGGCGAGTGCCCCGAGGGCCGGGCCTACGAGTGCGGCACGCTGTCGGTGCCCGTCGACTACACCGTCCCGGGCGGCGACAAGATCGACATCGCCCTCCTGCGCGTCAAGGCGACCGGCGGCAACCGGATCGGCGCGCTCGTCGTCAATCCCGGGGGCCCGGGCGGTTCGGGCATCTCGTTCGCGCGCTACGCGGCCTCGGCGTTCCCCGACGACGTCCGCGAGCGCTACGACATCGTCGGATTCGACCCGCGCGGCGTCGGCCGCAGCTCCCCCGTGGAATGCCTCTCCGACGCCGACATGGACGCGTACACCCAGCTCGACCAGACCCCGGACACCCCCGAGGAAGAGGCCGCCCTCGTCGACGGGTTCAAGCGCTTCGGCCTCGGCTGCCAGGACGACGCCAAGGCGCTGCTCGGCCACGTGGGCACCCCGGACGCCGCGCGGGACATGGACCAGATCCGCGAGGCGCTCGGCGAGGACCAACTGCGCTACTTCGGGGCGTCGTACGGCACGTATCTCGGTGCCGTGTACGCCGAACTGTTCCCGGACAAGGTCGGCCGCTTCGTCCTGGACGGCGGGATCGACCCCAACCAGACCTCGGCCGACGCGAACCGCGTTCAGGGCGGCGGCTTCCAGACCGCGCTGAACTCCTATATCGACGACTGCCTGGCGGGCGGCTCCTGCTTCCTCGGCGACTCCCGCGAGGCCGCCCTCGCCAGGATCCGCACGCTGCTCGACGACCTGGACGCCCGGCCGCTGCCCGGCGACGCCAAACGCCAGGTCACCGAATCCATCGCCACGACGGGCATCCTGTCGCCGCTCTACACGCGCGAGCAGTGGCCGAGGCTCAGCCTCGCCCTCCAGGCCGCCTTCCGCGGCGACGGCGGGCTGCTGCTGAACCTCAGCGACATGTACTACGAGCGCGGCGCGGACGGCACGTACGCCAACCTGATGTACGCCAACTCCGCCGTCAACTGCCTCGACTACCCCCCGTCGGCGACCACACCCGATCAGGTCCGGACACAGGTCGCCGAATTCGAGGCGACGTCGCCCTCCTTCGGCCGCACCCTCGCCTGGGCCGGCCTCGCCTGCGGCACGTGGCCGGTCCCCGCCACCGGCACCCCCCACGAGATCCACGCCCCGGGCGCGGCCCCCATCCTCGTCATCGGCACCACCCGCGACCCCGCGACCCCGTACGCGTGGTCCCAGGCCCTCGCCGGCCAGCTCGATTCCGGCCACCTCCTCACCTACGACGGCGACGGCCACACTGCCTACCTCCGCGGCAGCACCTGCGTCGACACGGCCGTCGACACCTTCCTCCTCACCGGCGCCCCACCCCCCGACGGCAAAACCTGTGATTGA
- a CDS encoding tyrosine-type recombinase/integrase translates to MSGRARNGESSVYFSESDGKWHGWVTVGVKPNGAPDRRHRMGADEDEVRAKVRALEKLRDNGKAPKAGRPPTVEKWFTTWMDTECARKVADGSMAPRTLDDYRSKCRLYVFPAMGKLRIDKVEPEHLDKLYLDLLNRSLAPSTVLKVHRIMSRGLKVAMQRTRLFHVNPASLLDAPAVEEPEIAPLTIEETRRLLVEAGNRRNGARWAVALAQGVRQGEALGLRWEYVDLDTAEMKIWWQLQRLTWRHGCDDPHACGEKYHRKKCKASCTVHKHYKRGCPKPCPKDCTDHAKACPKRTGGGLIIRAPKSRRNKRTISMPPQLVSLLRAHRAAQAREKLKAGELWEDNDLVFCQENGKPIDPRADWEEFKDILSAADIRDARVHDARHTTGAMMIAAKVNPRVVMEVLGHSQMRVTERYTKVASSLVADAAEKMGDQLWG, encoded by the coding sequence ATGAGTGGACGGGCACGGAACGGCGAATCGTCGGTCTACTTCAGCGAGTCCGACGGGAAGTGGCACGGGTGGGTGACTGTCGGCGTGAAGCCGAACGGCGCACCCGACCGCCGGCACCGGATGGGCGCCGACGAGGACGAAGTACGGGCAAAAGTCCGGGCTCTGGAGAAGCTGCGCGACAACGGCAAGGCACCGAAAGCCGGTCGGCCCCCCACGGTCGAGAAGTGGTTCACGACGTGGATGGACACTGAGTGCGCGCGCAAGGTGGCCGACGGGAGCATGGCGCCGCGGACCCTCGACGACTACCGATCGAAGTGCCGTCTCTACGTCTTCCCGGCCATGGGGAAGCTGCGCATCGACAAGGTGGAGCCGGAGCACTTGGACAAGCTCTATCTCGACCTGTTGAACCGCAGTTTGGCCCCGTCAACCGTGCTCAAGGTCCATCGGATCATGAGCCGCGGGCTCAAGGTGGCCATGCAGCGGACGCGGCTGTTCCACGTCAACCCGGCATCGCTGCTCGACGCTCCGGCGGTCGAGGAACCGGAGATTGCCCCTCTGACGATCGAGGAGACCCGGCGGCTTCTCGTCGAGGCCGGAAACCGGCGCAACGGGGCCCGGTGGGCGGTCGCTCTCGCGCAGGGCGTACGGCAGGGTGAAGCGCTCGGGCTGCGCTGGGAGTACGTGGACCTCGACACCGCCGAGATGAAGATCTGGTGGCAGCTCCAGCGGCTCACGTGGCGCCACGGGTGCGACGACCCGCACGCCTGCGGCGAGAAGTACCACCGCAAGAAGTGCAAGGCGTCCTGCACCGTCCACAAGCACTACAAGCGCGGGTGCCCGAAGCCGTGCCCGAAGGACTGCACCGACCACGCGAAGGCGTGCCCGAAGCGCACGGGCGGAGGTCTGATCATCCGGGCGCCGAAGAGCCGCCGGAACAAGCGGACGATCTCCATGCCGCCGCAACTGGTGTCGCTGCTTCGCGCGCACCGTGCCGCGCAGGCCCGGGAGAAGCTGAAGGCCGGCGAACTCTGGGAAGACAACGATCTCGTCTTCTGCCAGGAGAACGGAAAGCCGATCGACCCGCGGGCCGACTGGGAGGAGTTCAAAGACATCCTCTCGGCCGCGGACATCCGGGACGCACGCGTTCATGACGCACGCCACACGACCGGCGCGATGATGATCGCGGCGAAGGTGAACCCGCGCGTCGTGATGGAGGTTCTGGGCCACTCCCAGATGCGCGTGACGGAGCGATACACGAAGGTCGCCAGTTCGCTCGTCGCCGATGCGGCCGAGAAGATGGGTGATCAGTTGTGGGGCTGA
- a CDS encoding helix-turn-helix domain-containing protein, with protein MSQLLHRAPSAAKRSGLGLTTVKALIKTGELRSIKIGRARFVPDAALLEFIARLDAEQNGPQVG; from the coding sequence GTGTCCCAGCTTCTGCACCGTGCTCCGAGCGCTGCGAAGCGAAGCGGTCTGGGTCTGACCACGGTTAAGGCCCTCATCAAGACCGGCGAATTGCGCAGCATCAAGATCGGCCGGGCCCGCTTCGTGCCGGATGCTGCGTTGCTGGAATTCATCGCGCGCCTTGACGCCGAGCAAAACGGCCCGCAGGTCGGCTGA
- a CDS encoding DUF6907 domain-containing protein, which yields MMAQNPNAERPAAAPVSSWSARSGDGLTARQLDGFACVGCGTEQRPGLAFIPAGYVAGSGQLFRCADGCPEDADDPRSAPEVVEVAVETAPEVDIVAAPGVDQVTDRREGCTQAFGYRQAFAWCVMRHSDEDRPDERDHYGEDLTVDLSLAAGERANNGTFLPLRMSAFLRQHDRNAEPSIELGHEGKNGIELTLDEAEQVAAHLVRLVVVAREAQARP from the coding sequence ATGATGGCACAGAATCCCAACGCCGAACGCCCGGCCGCCGCGCCGGTGTCGTCGTGGTCCGCGCGGTCTGGTGACGGCTTGACCGCCCGGCAGCTCGACGGCTTCGCGTGCGTTGGGTGCGGTACCGAGCAGCGGCCCGGCCTGGCGTTCATCCCGGCCGGGTACGTCGCGGGCTCGGGTCAGTTGTTCCGCTGCGCGGATGGTTGCCCCGAGGACGCCGACGACCCGCGATCGGCGCCCGAGGTCGTCGAGGTCGCGGTCGAGACCGCGCCCGAGGTGGACATCGTCGCCGCGCCCGGTGTCGACCAGGTCACCGACCGGCGGGAAGGCTGCACGCAGGCGTTCGGCTACCGGCAGGCGTTCGCGTGGTGCGTCATGCGGCACAGCGACGAAGACCGCCCCGACGAGCGCGACCACTACGGCGAAGACCTCACCGTCGATCTGTCGTTGGCCGCAGGGGAACGGGCGAACAACGGGACGTTCCTGCCGCTGCGCATGTCCGCGTTCCTGCGCCAGCACGACCGCAACGCCGAACCGTCCATAGAGCTTGGCCACGAAGGCAAGAACGGAATCGAACTCACCCTCGACGAAGCGGAACAGGTCGCCGCCCACCTTGTGCGCCTGGTCGTCGTCGCCCGCGAAGCGCAGGCCCGCCCGTGA